One window of the Archangium primigenium genome contains the following:
- a CDS encoding proline dehydrogenase family protein: MDQTTHLSRAALMFLSRREGLKDVATHVPALARVARRFIAGERLEDAVAAVKELNARGLTVSFDHLNETVRDPTEAAEEVREYLRLLARIDQVGARGNVSLKLTQCGLLFDRELALANARQVVAEAARRHTFVRIDMEQSAVTQPTLDIVRALHREFGQAHVGAVLQSSLYRTEADAHALCAEGIRIRLCKGAYLEGPDVAYPDKRDVDESYLRTMRVLLDSGLYHGIATHDERMIDETLAYARQKGLTPGTFEFQMLYGIRRDLQERLVKEGHPVRVYVPYGTHWYPYFMRRLAERPANVWFVLKNFFQG, from the coding sequence ATGGACCAGACCACCCACCTGTCACGCGCCGCGTTGATGTTCCTCTCGCGCCGCGAGGGATTGAAGGACGTCGCCACCCACGTGCCCGCGCTGGCACGTGTCGCCCGGCGCTTCATCGCCGGCGAGCGGCTGGAGGACGCCGTGGCCGCGGTGAAGGAATTGAACGCGCGCGGGCTCACGGTGTCCTTCGACCACCTCAACGAGACGGTGCGCGACCCCACCGAGGCCGCCGAGGAGGTGCGCGAGTACCTGCGCCTGCTCGCGCGCATCGACCAGGTGGGCGCCCGGGGCAATGTCTCGCTCAAGCTCACCCAGTGCGGTCTGCTGTTCGACCGGGAGCTCGCCCTGGCCAATGCCCGCCAGGTGGTGGCCGAGGCCGCCCGTCGCCATACCTTCGTGCGCATCGACATGGAGCAGAGCGCCGTCACCCAGCCCACGCTGGACATCGTGCGCGCGCTGCACCGGGAGTTCGGCCAGGCGCACGTGGGCGCCGTGCTCCAGAGCAGCCTCTACCGCACCGAGGCCGATGCCCACGCCCTGTGCGCCGAGGGCATCCGCATCCGGCTGTGCAAGGGCGCCTACCTCGAGGGCCCCGACGTGGCCTACCCCGACAAGCGCGACGTGGACGAGAGCTACCTGCGCACCATGCGCGTGCTGCTCGACAGCGGGCTGTACCATGGCATCGCCACGCACGACGAGCGGATGATCGACGAGACGCTCGCCTACGCCCGCCAGAAGGGGCTCACGCCCGGCACCTTCGAGTTCCAGATGCTCTATGGCATCCGCCGGGACTTGCAGGAGCGGCTGGTGAAGGAGGGCCACCCGGTGCGCGTCTACGTGCCCTATGGCACGCACTGGTACCCCTACTTCATGCGCCGGCTCGCCGAGCGCCCCGCCAATGTCTGGTTCGTCCTGAAGAACTTCTTCCAGGGCTAG
- a CDS encoding OsmC family protein, whose amino-acid sequence MPSVTATTEQPRAFRQVLHVGAHVLHADVSAEAGGEGSAPDPHDYFDASLAACKALTATWYARKAGLALERVETHVTRDASREREGHYTLRVALTFHGALSPEERRRLHDVAARCPLHKLMTSATVEIVTEPLAE is encoded by the coding sequence ATGCCTTCCGTCACCGCCACCACCGAGCAGCCCCGCGCCTTCCGCCAGGTCCTCCACGTGGGCGCCCACGTGCTCCACGCCGACGTGTCCGCCGAAGCGGGCGGCGAGGGCTCGGCGCCCGATCCCCATGACTACTTCGACGCCTCGCTCGCGGCGTGCAAGGCGCTCACGGCCACGTGGTACGCGCGCAAGGCGGGCCTGGCCCTGGAGCGGGTGGAGACGCACGTCACGCGCGACGCGTCCCGGGAGCGCGAGGGCCACTACACGCTCCGGGTGGCGCTCACCTTCCACGGCGCGCTGAGCCCCGAGGAGCGGCGGCGGTTGCACGACGTGGCCGCCCGCTGCCCGCTGCACAAGCTGATGACGTCGGCGACGGTGGAGATCGTGACCGAGCCCCTGGCGGAGTGA
- the gor gene encoding glutathione-disulfide reductase — MANYDFDLFTIGGGSGGVAASRRAGALGARVALCEENQVGGTCVHRGCVPKKLLVYGAHFREEFEDAAGHGWTLAEPPRFDWGTLQAAKDKELERLEGVYRRMLKDSGVRVIQGRGRVVDAHTVEVGEQRYTARHVLVATGSFPSLPRVKGVEHGLTSDDALSLKAVPRRLLIVGAGYIGVEFAGIFRALGARVTMFFRGSTVLRGFDDDVRAFLTQELRKKGVDLRPETQVADVEKRPDGSLSVLTGMGETLEVDAVLFATGRVPHTKGLGLEAAGVKLDERGAVCVDAHSRSSVESILAVGDVTDRINLTPVAIAEGRAVAEGLFNGQERSMDHTGVASAVFSQPPVGAVGCTEREAREKHGAVDVYVSTFRPMKHVLSGREERTLIKVICEPDGGRVLGFHMVGADAPEILQGLAVALKCGVTKRQLDATVGIHPTAAEEFVTLRDKRPEPEAESAGELGHDARKSVD; from the coding sequence ATGGCCAATTACGACTTCGATCTGTTCACCATTGGCGGAGGTTCGGGAGGGGTGGCGGCGAGCCGCCGCGCGGGGGCGTTGGGGGCCCGGGTGGCGCTGTGCGAGGAGAACCAGGTGGGCGGCACCTGCGTGCACCGCGGCTGCGTGCCCAAGAAGCTGCTCGTCTACGGCGCGCACTTCCGCGAGGAGTTCGAGGACGCGGCGGGCCATGGCTGGACCCTGGCGGAGCCGCCGCGCTTCGACTGGGGCACGCTCCAGGCGGCCAAGGACAAGGAGCTGGAGCGGCTGGAGGGCGTCTACCGCCGGATGCTCAAGGACTCCGGGGTCCGCGTCATCCAGGGGCGGGGCCGGGTGGTGGACGCGCACACGGTGGAGGTGGGGGAGCAGCGCTACACGGCGCGCCACGTGCTCGTGGCCACGGGCTCGTTTCCCTCCCTGCCGCGGGTGAAGGGCGTCGAGCATGGGCTCACGTCGGATGACGCCTTGAGCTTGAAGGCCGTGCCCCGGCGGCTGCTCATCGTGGGGGCGGGCTACATCGGCGTGGAGTTCGCGGGCATCTTCCGCGCGCTGGGGGCGCGGGTGACGATGTTCTTCCGGGGCTCCACGGTGCTGCGCGGCTTCGATGACGACGTGCGCGCCTTCCTCACGCAGGAGCTGCGCAAGAAGGGCGTGGACCTGCGGCCGGAGACGCAGGTGGCGGACGTGGAGAAGCGGCCGGATGGCTCGCTCAGCGTGCTCACGGGCATGGGGGAGACGCTGGAGGTGGACGCGGTGCTGTTCGCCACGGGGCGCGTGCCCCACACGAAGGGCCTGGGGCTGGAAGCGGCGGGGGTGAAGCTGGACGAGCGGGGCGCGGTGTGCGTGGACGCGCACTCGCGCTCGAGCGTGGAGAGCATCCTCGCGGTGGGGGACGTGACGGATCGCATCAACCTCACGCCGGTGGCCATCGCCGAGGGCCGCGCGGTGGCCGAGGGCCTCTTCAACGGGCAGGAGCGGAGCATGGACCACACGGGGGTGGCCTCGGCGGTGTTCAGCCAGCCGCCGGTGGGCGCGGTGGGGTGCACCGAGCGCGAGGCGCGCGAGAAGCACGGCGCGGTGGACGTGTACGTGAGCACCTTCCGGCCGATGAAACACGTGCTGAGCGGGCGGGAGGAGCGCACGCTCATCAAGGTCATCTGCGAGCCGGACGGCGGCCGGGTGCTGGGCTTTCACATGGTGGGAGCGGACGCGCCGGAGATCCTCCAGGGCCTGGCGGTGGCGCTCAAGTGCGGCGTGACGAAGCGGCAACTGGACGCCACGGTGGGCATCCACCCCACGGCGGCCGAGGAGTTCGTGACGCTGCGGGACAAGCGCCCCGAGCCCGAGGCCGAGTCCGCGGGGGAACTCGGCCACGACGCGCGCAAGAGCGTGGACTAG
- a CDS encoding phytoene desaturase family protein, translating into MSAVLDAVVVGAGPNGLAAAVTLARAGRSVRVLEAAPTPGGGARSAALTLPGFIHDVCSAVHPLAVASPFLRQLPLGDHGLEWVHPEAPLAHPLEDGTAAVLERDLEATARSLGPDARRYVRWMRPMVRAFDDVMAQLGDPFHFPRRPLRLARFGLRALRSAHGQALGAFRGPQARALFAGGAAHSFSALERPLTSAFGILLLASGHAVGWPFPRGGTQKLVDALVGYLGVLGGEVVTGERVENVDALPRARAVLLDVSPEQLVKLAGHRLPPAYVEKLGRYRRGPGVFKVDWALSGPIPWRAPGCARAGTVHVGGTLEEIAASEAAVARGEAPERPYVLVAQHTPFDDTRAPPGQHTGWAYCHVPNGCTEDMTARIEAQLERFAPGFGARILARHTRSPAQYEAYNANFLGGDISGGAMEGLQLLARPVASLVPYATPDPRLYLCSASTPPGAGVHGLCGHLAARALLQSEVWRTG; encoded by the coding sequence ATGAGCGCGGTCCTCGATGCGGTGGTGGTGGGCGCCGGGCCCAATGGGCTCGCCGCGGCGGTGACCCTGGCCCGGGCGGGCCGCTCGGTGCGCGTGCTGGAGGCGGCCCCCACCCCCGGCGGCGGCGCGCGCTCGGCCGCGCTCACCCTGCCCGGCTTCATCCACGACGTCTGCTCCGCCGTGCACCCGCTCGCCGTCGCCTCGCCCTTCCTGCGCCAGTTGCCCCTGGGCGACCACGGCCTGGAGTGGGTGCACCCGGAGGCCCCGCTCGCCCACCCGTTGGAGGATGGCACCGCCGCCGTGCTGGAGCGCGACCTGGAGGCCACCGCCCGGAGCCTCGGCCCGGACGCCCGGCGCTACGTGCGCTGGATGCGCCCCATGGTGCGCGCCTTCGACGACGTGATGGCCCAGCTCGGCGACCCCTTCCACTTCCCGCGCCGGCCCCTGCGCCTGGCGCGCTTCGGCCTGCGCGCCCTGCGCTCCGCCCACGGCCAAGCGCTCGGGGCCTTCCGGGGGCCCCAGGCCCGCGCGCTCTTCGCCGGCGGCGCCGCCCACTCCTTCTCCGCGCTCGAGCGCCCCCTCACCTCCGCCTTCGGCATCCTCCTGCTCGCCTCGGGCCACGCCGTGGGCTGGCCGTTTCCGCGCGGCGGCACGCAGAAGCTCGTGGACGCGCTGGTGGGCTACCTCGGCGTGCTCGGCGGCGAGGTGGTGACGGGCGAGCGCGTGGAGAACGTGGACGCCCTGCCCCGCGCGCGCGCCGTGCTGCTCGACGTGTCGCCCGAGCAGCTCGTGAAGCTCGCGGGCCACCGGCTGCCCCCCGCGTACGTGGAGAAGCTCGGGCGCTACCGCCGGGGCCCGGGCGTCTTCAAGGTGGACTGGGCGCTCTCCGGCCCCATCCCCTGGCGCGCCCCCGGCTGCGCGCGCGCGGGCACCGTGCACGTGGGCGGCACCCTGGAGGAAATCGCCGCGAGCGAGGCCGCCGTGGCGCGCGGCGAGGCGCCCGAGCGCCCCTACGTGCTCGTCGCCCAGCACACGCCCTTCGACGACACCCGCGCGCCGCCCGGCCAGCACACCGGCTGGGCCTACTGCCACGTGCCCAACGGCTGCACCGAGGACATGACGGCGCGCATCGAGGCCCAGCTCGAGCGCTTCGCCCCGGGCTTCGGCGCGCGCATCCTCGCCCGGCACACGCGCTCGCCCGCGCAGTACGAGGCCTACAACGCGAACTTCCTGGGCGGCGACATCTCCGGCGGCGCCATGGAGGGCCTGCAACTGCTCGCCCGGCCCGTGGCGAGCCTCGTGCCCTACGCCACGCCGGACCCGCGCCTCTACCTGTGCTCGGCCTCCACGCCGCCGGGCGCGGGCGTGCACGGGCTGTGCGGCCACCTCGCCGCGCGCGCCCTGCTCCAGAGCGAGGTGTGGCGCACCGGGTAG
- a CDS encoding YigZ family protein, whose product MGEEARRYRVPARVHRVEQEIQKSRFLTTAAPAPTVEEARAFIARVRAEFPDATHNCWAFSVGPPGSTAQVGMSDDGEPHGTAGRPMLTALLHGGVGEVAVVVTRYFGGTLLGKGGLVRAYTGSVQQALESLPTVERVRRVRVAIELEYTSVDGVRRLLPAHEAELVAETYAATVGYQVLLPEHRLPDFHQALLDVTLGDVLVEVREEPEA is encoded by the coding sequence ATGGGAGAGGAAGCCAGACGCTACCGCGTCCCCGCGCGTGTCCACCGGGTGGAGCAGGAGATCCAGAAGAGCCGCTTCCTCACCACGGCCGCCCCGGCGCCCACGGTGGAGGAGGCCCGCGCCTTCATCGCCCGCGTGCGCGCGGAGTTCCCCGATGCCACGCACAACTGCTGGGCCTTCTCGGTGGGCCCGCCCGGCTCCACCGCCCAGGTGGGCATGAGCGACGACGGCGAGCCCCACGGCACCGCGGGCCGCCCCATGCTCACCGCGCTCCTGCACGGGGGCGTGGGCGAGGTGGCGGTGGTGGTCACCCGGTACTTCGGCGGCACGCTGCTGGGCAAGGGGGGCCTGGTGCGCGCGTACACGGGCTCTGTGCAGCAGGCGCTCGAGTCGCTGCCCACGGTGGAGCGGGTGCGCCGGGTGCGCGTGGCCATCGAGCTGGAGTACACGAGCGTGGACGGCGTGCGCCGGCTGCTGCCCGCGCACGAGGCGGAGCTGGTGGCGGAGACGTACGCCGCCACCGTGGGCTACCAGGTGCTCCTGCCCGAGCACCGGCTGCCGGACTTCCACCAGGCGCTGCTCGACGTGACGCTCGGCGACGTGCTCGTCGAGGTGCGCGAGGAGCCCGAGGCCTGA
- a CDS encoding protein kinase domain-containing protein, which produces MNDTRRLAPGTHVAGFVIDGPLDAGGSGTVYRARREGRPFALKLLALEDPRVAREMEALRRQRHPNVVGFQGWGMWPDAAPRFQVLALELVEGLTLEDWAREQNPSALTLVHQVLLPLVLLLADVHGSGVVHRDVKERNVLVRHKDGQPVLVDFGAACHADARRLTPRLPPGTPEYRSPEVLRHAREWTGEPFSPGPPEDLWALGVTLYWLLTRELPFGDRYGPLTQRILNHTPPAPHALNLRVPPALGEVCQRLLEKDPRARYPDAPALAQALSEAWSHADRSWNLPLFEPPPAPAPAPGGSALHWKRGPWGAALVLALGVFCLTPRPEWSERHPPREEGSRQEVALPGLTGEVLPRAEPRTSPGEDTDMKTPSKTRAVAKAALLAGAACVAPGCASVKFNPPPPPEECPPGARETHLRFGLTEPGKGVYTHNVEFVRLREKPVVVEEGPIEVSTFASWCELVDNTRLIGRLFFTREKIYGRFTQARLDDGEVVPICMELAHARADDGAIGIPLPKGARPHRATLDNFQAVHVVDRFGGDFR; this is translated from the coding sequence GTGAACGACACGCGACGACTGGCGCCGGGCACACACGTGGCGGGCTTCGTCATCGACGGGCCCCTGGACGCCGGGGGCTCGGGCACCGTGTACCGGGCGCGGCGCGAGGGCCGGCCCTTCGCCCTCAAGCTCCTGGCCCTGGAAGACCCCCGCGTCGCGCGGGAGATGGAGGCCCTGCGCCGCCAGCGCCACCCGAACGTCGTGGGCTTCCAGGGCTGGGGCATGTGGCCGGACGCGGCGCCGCGCTTCCAGGTGCTCGCGCTGGAGCTCGTGGAGGGCCTCACCCTGGAGGACTGGGCCCGCGAGCAGAACCCCTCCGCGCTCACGCTCGTGCACCAGGTGCTCCTGCCGCTCGTGCTGCTGCTCGCGGACGTGCACGGCTCGGGGGTGGTGCACCGGGACGTGAAGGAGCGGAACGTGCTCGTGCGCCACAAGGACGGCCAGCCCGTGCTGGTGGACTTCGGCGCGGCCTGCCATGCGGACGCGCGGCGCCTCACGCCCCGCCTGCCGCCGGGGACCCCCGAGTACCGCAGCCCGGAAGTGCTGCGCCACGCCCGCGAGTGGACGGGCGAGCCCTTCTCGCCAGGCCCCCCCGAGGACCTGTGGGCCCTGGGCGTGACGCTCTACTGGCTGCTCACGCGCGAGCTGCCCTTCGGCGACCGGTACGGGCCCCTCACCCAGCGCATCCTGAACCACACGCCGCCCGCGCCGCACGCGCTCAACCTCCGTGTGCCCCCGGCCCTGGGCGAGGTGTGCCAGCGCCTGCTGGAGAAGGACCCCCGGGCGCGCTACCCGGACGCGCCCGCGCTCGCCCAGGCCCTGTCCGAGGCGTGGAGCCACGCCGACCGGAGCTGGAACCTGCCCCTGTTCGAGCCGCCGCCCGCGCCCGCGCCCGCGCCCGGTGGCTCCGCGCTCCACTGGAAACGAGGGCCCTGGGGGGCGGCGCTGGTGCTCGCGCTGGGCGTCTTCTGCCTCACCCCACGTCCCGAGTGGTCCGAGCGGCACCCGCCGCGGGAGGAAGGCTCCCGCCAGGAAGTGGCTCTCCCGGGCCTGACGGGAGAGGTTCTCCCGCGTGCGGAACCCCGCACGTCACCTGGAGAGGACACCGACATGAAGACCCCCTCGAAGACCCGCGCCGTGGCGAAGGCCGCGCTGCTCGCTGGCGCCGCGTGCGTGGCCCCGGGCTGCGCGAGCGTGAAGTTCAACCCGCCCCCGCCGCCCGAGGAGTGCCCGCCGGGCGCCCGGGAGACTCACCTGCGCTTCGGGCTCACCGAGCCTGGAAAGGGGGTGTACACGCACAACGTCGAGTTCGTGAGGCTCCGGGAAAAGCCCGTGGTCGTCGAGGAAGGTCCCATCGAGGTGTCGACCTTCGCCTCGTGGTGCGAGCTCGTGGACAACACCCGGCTCATCGGGAGGCTGTTCTTCACCCGGGAGAAGATCTACGGCCGCTTCACCCAGGCCCGTCTGGATGACGGCGAAGTGGTGCCCATCTGCATGGAGCTCGCGCACGCGCGGGCGGATGACGGAGCCATCGGCATTCCCCTGCCCAAGGGCGCCAGGCCCCACCGGGCCACCCTCGACAACTTCCAAGCCGTCCACGTCGTGGACCGCTTTGGCGGCGACTTCCGCTGA
- a CDS encoding Uma2 family endonuclease: protein MGKVKFPATYEDLEALPVGWVGELIDDALWAFPRPAKWNAWSASALGVRLGAAFGEGQGGRGGWWVLDEPELHLGAQVLVPDLAAWRCERVPDLFARDAPAFDVAPDWVCEVLSPSTAALDRGRKLALYHQQGVGHAWLVDPRARTVEVFRREPPGWRTVGRHGGDEVIHAEPFGAEPLPLVRLWAPPRPVAPGDSSHQG from the coding sequence ATGGGCAAGGTGAAGTTTCCGGCGACGTACGAGGACCTCGAGGCGCTGCCGGTCGGGTGGGTGGGCGAGCTCATCGACGACGCGCTGTGGGCGTTTCCCCGGCCGGCGAAGTGGAACGCCTGGTCGGCGTCGGCGCTCGGGGTCCGGCTGGGCGCCGCGTTCGGCGAGGGCCAGGGCGGGCGGGGCGGGTGGTGGGTGCTGGACGAGCCGGAGCTGCACCTGGGCGCGCAGGTGCTGGTGCCGGACCTGGCGGCGTGGCGGTGCGAGCGGGTGCCGGACCTGTTCGCGCGCGATGCGCCCGCCTTCGACGTGGCACCCGATTGGGTGTGCGAGGTGCTGTCCCCGTCCACGGCGGCGTTGGATCGCGGGCGCAAGCTGGCGCTCTACCACCAGCAGGGCGTGGGGCATGCGTGGCTGGTGGACCCGCGGGCCCGGACGGTGGAGGTGTTCCGCCGGGAGCCGCCGGGCTGGCGGACGGTGGGCCGGCATGGCGGGGACGAGGTGATCCACGCGGAGCCCTTCGGCGCCGAGCCCCTGCCCTTGGTGCGGCTCTGGGCGCCGCCCCGGCCCGTGGCGCCTGGTGACAGCAGTCACCAGGGCTAG
- a CDS encoding SDR family NAD(P)-dependent oxidoreductase, producing MKRQDLKGQVAIVTGASSGVGWQTARRLAEAGMKLCVTARTVEALEWLANEIRQRGGECLVVPGDVTVQEDVERVVAECVARFGRVDMLVNNAGVQSYGAFDALPWEHITRILDVNCLGFMRFARAVMPHFRRQGSGHVLNVQSMLSKGAAPLLSAYTASKHATLGWAKSLQLELSGTGISVSNILVPSVDTNMFAHAPTLLSRAPQPVPPTYDVDVVARSIVAAARRPGKTRVPVFLQGWLILAMDTLAPWAGDWVLGRFGVRMQQRETSVHRPEGNLFKPMAGTFGPRGPVPPTPGWLRYSATAGLAVLAGGVVLGMAGLSRAVR from the coding sequence ATGAAACGCCAGGATTTGAAGGGACAGGTCGCGATCGTGACGGGGGCGTCGAGCGGGGTGGGGTGGCAGACCGCGCGGCGGCTCGCGGAGGCGGGCATGAAGCTGTGCGTGACGGCGCGCACGGTGGAGGCGTTGGAGTGGCTGGCCAATGAGATCCGCCAGCGGGGCGGCGAGTGTCTGGTGGTGCCCGGCGACGTGACGGTGCAGGAGGACGTGGAGCGCGTGGTGGCCGAGTGCGTGGCGCGCTTTGGCCGCGTGGACATGCTGGTGAACAACGCGGGCGTGCAGTCTTATGGCGCGTTCGACGCGCTGCCCTGGGAGCACATCACCCGCATCCTGGACGTCAACTGCCTGGGCTTCATGCGCTTCGCCCGCGCGGTGATGCCGCACTTCCGCCGCCAGGGCTCGGGCCACGTGCTCAACGTGCAGTCCATGCTGTCCAAGGGCGCCGCGCCGCTCCTGTCCGCGTACACCGCGAGCAAGCACGCCACGCTCGGCTGGGCCAAGTCGCTGCAACTGGAGCTGTCGGGCACGGGCATCTCCGTGTCCAACATCCTGGTGCCCTCGGTGGACACCAACATGTTCGCCCACGCGCCCACGCTCTTGTCCCGCGCGCCGCAGCCGGTGCCGCCCACGTATGACGTGGACGTGGTGGCGCGCTCCATCGTCGCCGCCGCGCGACGGCCGGGAAAGACGCGCGTGCCGGTGTTCCTCCAGGGCTGGCTCATCCTCGCCATGGACACCCTGGCGCCGTGGGCGGGTGACTGGGTGCTGGGCCGCTTCGGCGTGCGCATGCAGCAGCGCGAGACGTCCGTGCACCGCCCCGAGGGCAACCTGTTCAAGCCCATGGCGGGCACCTTCGGCCCTCGGGGACCCGTGCCCCCCACGCCCGGCTGGCTGCGCTACTCGGCCACCGCGGGCCTGGCGGTGCTCGCGGGCGGCGTGGTGCTCGGCATGGCGGGGCTCTCGCGCGCGGTGCGCTGA
- a CDS encoding alpha/beta fold hydrolase, protein MPEASLTAAASELPSRLVPEPEDIQHGYELPCEERRVRGATSRLFTFPGGCEDPTRTVVCLPGLGASGRSFAPMRPLAEDWRLLLWTPPLQTPLTHTPLQWNLASLTHPDAQLPERFALVGSSFGSLISLAFALEHPERLKALVLVSPVASVRRVRRGAVALSTLVRIPKPFAFLFAPTVARIMGGRFLPPEGRAEIVREARRIAPLEMLRRLKDILDADYLGALERLRVPTLVIHGGRDKLVTLASARDVATRIPGARLEVLREASHLPYMSHTDAFNAFVGDFLSQHTT, encoded by the coding sequence ATGCCTGAGGCCTCCCTGACCGCGGCCGCCTCGGAGCTGCCCTCCCGGCTCGTTCCCGAACCCGAGGACATCCAACACGGCTATGAATTGCCGTGCGAGGAGCGCCGGGTCCGGGGCGCCACGAGCCGCCTGTTCACCTTTCCCGGCGGGTGCGAGGACCCCACGCGCACGGTCGTCTGTCTGCCAGGACTCGGCGCCTCGGGCCGCTCGTTCGCGCCCATGCGCCCCCTGGCCGAGGACTGGCGGCTGCTCTTGTGGACCCCGCCCCTGCAGACGCCGCTGACCCATACGCCGCTGCAATGGAACCTCGCGTCCCTCACCCATCCGGACGCCCAGCTGCCCGAGCGCTTCGCCCTGGTGGGCTCGTCCTTCGGCAGCCTCATCTCCCTGGCGTTCGCCCTGGAGCACCCCGAGCGGCTCAAGGCCCTGGTGCTCGTGTCCCCGGTGGCGAGCGTGCGGCGCGTGCGGCGCGGCGCGGTGGCCCTGTCCACCCTGGTGCGCATTCCCAAACCCTTCGCCTTCCTCTTCGCGCCCACCGTGGCGCGCATCATGGGCGGCCGCTTCCTGCCCCCCGAGGGGCGCGCGGAGATCGTCCGCGAGGCGCGCCGCATCGCGCCCCTGGAGATGTTGCGGCGGCTCAAGGACATCCTCGACGCGGACTACCTCGGCGCCCTGGAGCGGCTGCGGGTGCCCACGCTCGTGATTCACGGGGGCCGGGACAAGCTCGTCACCCTGGCGTCCGCCCGGGACGTGGCCACGCGCATTCCCGGCGCCCGGCTGGAGGTGCTCCGCGAAGCGAGTCACCTGCCCTACATGAGCCATACCGACGCCTTCAATGCCTTCGTCGGGGACTTCCTGTCCCAACACACCACCTGA
- a CDS encoding DUF2381 family protein has translation MHSASLLLWSWLHVTPLNPPAPGEACEDLHVELARPLRPLEVCIRTGRLTGFVFDVPIDAVEVQDAVRFVEVNRGRRVLDLMPPPDLQVGERLRLTVEFMVGATRRSVTFMLVAHAERATHQVQVFLDTRPVEVLRQTLEEEQAKNHRLQDENAHLREQLARPLGLGALLMKDRIGTGGVQAAALRPDTPIVATGGLAFKTGRAFRIKNSVTAQVWLMNAGSTPWSATGAALVDEQGKELQGLRVLQARPIEVGKLEAVVVETDDHARSQGRLTLRLWDQSGRVITLFPVVFPAFDSDSTSRDPEAQER, from the coding sequence GTGCATTCCGCGTCCCTCCTGCTGTGGTCCTGGCTTCACGTCACTCCGCTGAATCCCCCAGCACCCGGCGAGGCCTGTGAAGACCTTCATGTCGAGCTGGCCCGCCCCCTCAGGCCCCTGGAAGTGTGCATTCGGACGGGTCGGTTGACGGGCTTCGTCTTCGACGTCCCCATCGACGCCGTGGAGGTGCAGGACGCGGTGCGCTTCGTGGAGGTGAACCGGGGTCGGCGCGTGCTCGATCTCATGCCCCCACCCGATCTGCAGGTCGGCGAGCGACTGCGGCTCACCGTGGAGTTCATGGTGGGAGCCACCCGGCGCAGTGTGACGTTCATGCTGGTGGCCCATGCCGAGCGCGCCACCCATCAGGTCCAGGTGTTCCTGGACACGCGGCCCGTGGAAGTCCTGCGACAGACGTTGGAGGAGGAACAGGCGAAGAACCACCGGCTCCAAGACGAGAACGCGCACCTGCGGGAACAACTGGCGCGGCCCCTCGGCCTGGGAGCCCTGCTCATGAAGGACAGGATTGGAACCGGTGGTGTGCAAGCCGCCGCATTGCGGCCCGATACGCCCATCGTCGCGACAGGCGGTCTCGCCTTCAAGACGGGGCGAGCCTTTCGCATCAAGAACAGCGTCACCGCCCAGGTCTGGTTGATGAACGCGGGCTCGACGCCCTGGAGCGCAACAGGGGCCGCGCTGGTGGATGAACAGGGAAAAGAACTCCAGGGGCTGCGAGTGCTTCAGGCGCGGCCCATCGAAGTCGGTAAGCTCGAAGCCGTCGTCGTGGAAACCGATGACCACGCACGGAGCCAAGGCCGGTTGACCCTGCGACTTTGGGACCAGAGCGGACGGGTCATCACCCTCTTCCCCGTGGTATTTCCCGCGTTCGACTCGGACTCGACGAGCCGAGACCCCGAGGCTCAGGAGCGGTGA
- a CDS encoding lysophospholipid acyltransferase family protein: MRRAVIRFAETGAALSARYHRARLLDAGHLPRSGPVLLVGNHGLWGYETPAFFHLIQRATGRYPLGLAERGFFKIPVVRTVLPWLGGVEGTRDNAMETLRQGHLVVCYPGGAWETFKKPGHHYTLRWEGTLGFARLAARAQVPVLPFAGYGVDGTFVCPEDERWHVSLAPGEKYRVPLGMPVPLPVQMTFALGEPLIPPPATASDEALQGFRERIASRVRHLLVRACHA; encoded by the coding sequence TTGCGCCGTGCAGTCATCCGCTTCGCCGAGACCGGTGCCGCGCTCTCCGCGCGCTATCACCGGGCCCGCTTGCTCGACGCCGGGCACCTGCCCCGCTCGGGGCCCGTGTTGCTCGTGGGCAATCATGGCCTCTGGGGTTACGAGACCCCGGCGTTCTTTCACCTGATACAGCGCGCTACAGGGCGCTATCCCCTGGGGCTGGCCGAGCGGGGCTTCTTCAAGATTCCCGTGGTGAGGACAGTCCTGCCCTGGCTGGGGGGGGTGGAAGGCACCCGGGACAATGCCATGGAAACCCTGCGCCAGGGTCATCTGGTCGTCTGTTATCCCGGAGGCGCCTGGGAAACCTTCAAGAAACCCGGGCACCACTACACGCTGCGCTGGGAGGGCACGCTCGGCTTCGCCCGCCTCGCGGCCCGGGCGCAGGTGCCCGTGCTGCCCTTCGCCGGGTATGGCGTGGATGGGACGTTTGTCTGTCCCGAGGATGAACGCTGGCACGTATCACTGGCACCGGGTGAGAAGTACCGGGTGCCGCTGGGCATGCCCGTGCCCCTGCCCGTGCAGATGACCTTCGCGCTGGGCGAGCCCCTGATTCCGCCGCCCGCCACGGCCTCGGACGAGGCGTTGCAAGGCTTCCGCGAGCGCATCGCCTCGCGCGTGCGCCACCTGCTGGTGAGGGCCTGTCATGCCTGA